The bacterium genome includes a region encoding these proteins:
- a CDS encoding aconitate hydratase has product MVTIESTAAMAAAVYDRMERTLNVVRRRLGRPLTLADKVLLGHLDDPDTQEMEPGRSYLLLRPDRVVLQDVLGQTAMLQFMQTRRTHVAVPTTIHCDHLIQARVEGQADLQASIAENSEVYDFLKSAAAKFGAGFWGPGAGIIHQVVLEHYAFPGELIIGTDSHTPNGGGLGACAVGVGGADAVEVMAGLPWEVLYPKHIAVYLTGELSGWTAPKDVILYVAGQLTVAGGTNAIVEYIGPGAQTISATGKATITNMGAELGATTSMFSYDERMATYLRATGRGELVEPARAHRHLLAPDAEVEADPERHYDRVIRLDLSALEPYVVGPHSPDRARPVSKLAAEVQDGKNEFRDAISTALIGSCTNSSYEDMSRAADVAEQARAHGVTAAVPFLVTPGSEQIRATIERDGQMHSLTEIKATVLANACGPCIGQWRRAKEAAAVPNTIVTSYNRNFPRRNDGQPTTMNFIGSPELITALALAGRLSFNPLTDTLTGADGKPFRLRPPAPAPEVPSRPFDPGRITYVAPPADGSRIELKVDPRSERLQLMEPWPAWEGQDFVDMPILLKTKGKTTTDHISPAGPWLRYRGHLDRFSDNMFMGATNAFTGEAGKVRNAVTGEAGQPVSVVARDYKARGLRWVVIGDANYGEGSSREHAALSPRLLGAGAVIVRSFARIHESNLKKQGVLALTLPEPGDYDRFREDDRVSLVGLAGMAAGKPVECRIRHADGTTETVWLNHSYSTSQLEWFRKGSALNLFHGK; this is encoded by the coding sequence ATGGTCACAATCGAGTCCACCGCCGCGATGGCGGCCGCGGTCTACGATCGGATGGAACGGACGCTCAACGTCGTGCGGCGCCGCCTCGGCCGGCCGCTCACTTTAGCCGACAAGGTCCTGCTGGGCCACCTCGACGATCCCGACACCCAGGAGATGGAGCCCGGCCGGAGCTACCTCCTGCTGCGGCCGGACCGCGTTGTCCTCCAAGACGTGTTGGGCCAGACCGCGATGCTGCAGTTCATGCAGACGCGGCGGACCCACGTCGCCGTTCCCACGACGATCCACTGCGATCACCTCATCCAGGCCCGGGTTGAGGGCCAGGCCGACTTGCAGGCGTCGATCGCCGAGAACTCGGAAGTCTACGATTTTCTCAAGTCGGCCGCGGCAAAGTTCGGGGCCGGGTTCTGGGGCCCCGGCGCCGGGATCATCCACCAGGTCGTCCTCGAGCACTACGCGTTTCCCGGCGAGCTCATCATCGGCACCGACTCGCACACGCCGAACGGCGGCGGCCTCGGCGCCTGCGCGGTGGGCGTCGGCGGGGCCGACGCGGTCGAGGTCATGGCGGGCCTTCCCTGGGAGGTCCTCTATCCGAAGCACATCGCGGTGTACCTGACCGGCGAGCTCAGCGGGTGGACCGCGCCGAAGGACGTCATCCTCTACGTCGCCGGGCAGCTCACCGTGGCGGGCGGGACGAACGCCATCGTCGAGTACATCGGACCCGGCGCGCAGACGATCAGCGCCACCGGCAAGGCCACGATCACCAACATGGGGGCCGAGCTCGGCGCGACGACGTCGATGTTCTCGTACGACGAGCGGATGGCGACCTACCTCCGGGCCACCGGCCGCGGCGAGCTCGTCGAGCCGGCCCGCGCCCACCGGCATCTGCTGGCGCCGGATGCGGAAGTCGAAGCCGACCCGGAGCGTCACTACGACCGGGTGATCCGGCTCGATCTCTCGGCGCTGGAACCATACGTGGTCGGTCCCCACTCCCCCGACCGCGCACGCCCGGTGTCGAAGCTCGCGGCCGAGGTGCAGGACGGGAAGAACGAGTTTCGCGACGCCATCTCGACCGCGTTGATCGGCAGCTGCACCAATTCATCGTACGAGGACATGAGCCGCGCCGCCGACGTGGCCGAGCAGGCCCGCGCGCACGGGGTCACGGCGGCCGTCCCGTTCCTCGTGACACCCGGCTCCGAGCAGATCCGGGCGACGATCGAGCGCGACGGCCAGATGCACTCGCTGACGGAGATCAAGGCGACCGTCCTCGCGAACGCCTGCGGGCCGTGCATCGGGCAGTGGCGGCGGGCCAAAGAGGCCGCGGCCGTTCCGAACACCATCGTCACGTCCTACAATCGCAACTTCCCTCGGCGCAACGACGGACAGCCGACGACGATGAACTTCATCGGCAGTCCGGAGCTCATCACCGCGCTCGCACTCGCCGGGCGGCTGTCGTTCAATCCGCTCACCGATACGCTGACCGGCGCCGATGGGAAGCCGTTCCGGCTTCGCCCGCCCGCGCCGGCCCCCGAGGTGCCGTCCCGCCCCTTCGACCCGGGGCGCATCACGTACGTCGCGCCGCCGGCCGACGGCAGCCGGATCGAGCTGAAAGTTGATCCGCGCAGCGAGCGCCTGCAGCTGATGGAGCCCTGGCCGGCCTGGGAAGGCCAGGACTTCGTCGACATGCCGATTCTATTGAAGACGAAGGGGAAGACGACGACGGACCACATCTCCCCCGCGGGCCCATGGCTGCGGTATCGGGGTCATCTCGACAGGTTCAGCGACAACATGTTCATGGGAGCGACCAACGCGTTCACCGGCGAAGCCGGCAAAGTCCGGAACGCCGTGACCGGCGAGGCGGGCCAGCCCGTCTCCGTTGTGGCACGGGACTACAAAGCGCGGGGGCTGCGCTGGGTCGTCATCGGCGACGCCAACTACGGCGAGGGCAGCAGCCGCGAGCACGCGGCGCTGTCGCCGCGGCTGCTCGGCGCGGGGGCCGTCATCGTGCGGAGCTTCGCCCGGATCCATGAGTCGAACTTGAAGAAGCAGGGCGTGCTGGCGCTCACTCTGCCCGAGCCCGGCGATTACGACCGGTTCCGCGAGGACGACCGCGTGAGCCTGGTGGGTCTGGCCGGCATGGCGGCCGGCAAGCCGGTGGAGTGCCGGATCCGCCACGCCGACGGCACGACCGAGACGGTGTGGCTCAACCATTCGTACAGCACCTCGCAATTGGAGTGGTTCCGGAAGGGATCCGCGCTGAATCTGTTCCACGGCAAGTAA
- the dinB gene encoding DNA polymerase IV: MAERLIAHVDMDAFFAAVEVRDHPEYRGRPVVVGAGPHARGVVAAASYEARRYGIHSAMPSRRAFALCPGAVFLPPDMARYRAESERVFDLLETFTPQIEPVSVDEAFLDLTGCPVPAGHASSSAEPGLAFGQAIQRRIRARLGLPASVGVAPNKFLAKVASELAKPDGVRRITPDAVQSVLDPLPVEALWGVGPETRARLQALRIATVGALRRTPVSALRAILGFPAERLVALSRGEDDRPVDPGGEAKSIGREVTFDHDTRDRDLLARTLRAACEDVAHRLRAGGVAGRVVTLKVRFEPFETRTRRLTLPAATDHGGRIARAVTDLWRRFEPLSRRVRLVGVTVSGLERPTGAQINLFGGAGPPRPAGAGEQASTSWSPAADPPVLHSRVDRVVDAINERFGEGTVAPARVLEPGTATARPRRRREAPRQRGTPRPAPSGERPGRRRPAPRS; encoded by the coding sequence GTGGCCGAGCGCCTCATCGCGCACGTCGACATGGACGCCTTCTTCGCGGCCGTCGAAGTGCGCGACCATCCGGAGTATCGCGGCCGGCCCGTCGTGGTCGGCGCGGGGCCGCACGCGCGCGGGGTCGTCGCGGCCGCGTCGTACGAGGCGCGCCGGTACGGCATCCACTCGGCGATGCCTTCGCGCCGCGCGTTTGCGCTGTGCCCCGGCGCGGTGTTCCTGCCGCCCGATATGGCGCGCTACCGCGCGGAGTCGGAGCGCGTGTTCGACCTGCTGGAGACGTTCACGCCGCAGATCGAGCCGGTCTCGGTCGACGAGGCGTTCCTCGATCTGACCGGCTGCCCCGTGCCCGCCGGCCACGCGTCGTCGTCCGCCGAACCGGGCCTCGCGTTCGGGCAGGCAATTCAGCGGCGGATCCGGGCGCGCCTCGGGCTGCCCGCGTCGGTCGGCGTCGCGCCGAACAAGTTCCTCGCGAAGGTCGCGTCCGAGCTGGCGAAGCCGGACGGCGTCCGCCGGATCACGCCGGACGCGGTGCAGTCGGTGCTCGATCCACTGCCGGTGGAGGCGCTCTGGGGCGTCGGACCGGAGACCCGCGCGCGGCTTCAGGCCCTCCGCATCGCCACGGTCGGCGCGCTCCGCCGGACCCCGGTGTCGGCCCTGCGCGCCATCCTCGGATTCCCGGCGGAACGGCTCGTCGCGCTGAGCCGCGGAGAAGACGACCGGCCCGTCGATCCGGGCGGTGAGGCGAAGTCGATCGGGCGCGAAGTGACCTTCGACCACGACACGCGCGACCGCGACCTCCTCGCCCGCACGCTGCGCGCGGCGTGCGAAGACGTCGCGCACCGGCTGCGGGCCGGCGGCGTCGCCGGCCGCGTCGTCACGCTGAAGGTGCGGTTCGAGCCGTTCGAGACGCGCACGCGCCGCCTCACGCTGCCCGCGGCGACCGACCACGGCGGCCGCATCGCCCGGGCCGTGACGGACCTCTGGCGGCGGTTCGAGCCTCTGTCGCGCCGCGTTCGCCTCGTCGGCGTCACCGTGTCGGGACTGGAGCGCCCCACGGGGGCGCAGATCAATTTGTTCGGCGGCGCCGGTCCGCCGCGCCCGGCGGGCGCCGGGGAACAGGCGTCGACGTCATGGTCGCCGGCGGCAGATCCGCCGGTCCTGCACAGTCGGGTCGATCGCGTTGTCGATGCGATCAACGAGCGATTCGGTGAGGGGACGGTCGCTCCGGCGCGCGTGCTGGAGCCGGGTACGGCTACGGCTCGGCCGCGCCGGCGTCGGGAGGCCCCGCGGCAGAGGGGGACGCCGCGTCCCGCGCCGTCGGGGGAGCGGCCGGGGCGCCGGCGGCCAGCACCTCGTTCTTGA
- the hpt gene encoding hypoxanthine phosphoribosyltransferase, which produces MTDPFADIQEILFTEEQITGRVRELAAAISRDYAGRAPLLVSVLKGAVYFLTDLTRALAVPVEIDFMAITTYGSAKAQSGVVRLIKDLDVEITGRDVVLVEDIIDTGLTAGYLLRLLQARAPASLRICTLLDRPYRRILETLDIAYRGFEVPDRFLVGYGLDYRERYRHLPFIGVLKNEVLAAGAPAAPPTARDAASPSAAGPPDAGAAEP; this is translated from the coding sequence GTGACTGATCCGTTCGCGGACATCCAGGAGATTCTGTTCACGGAAGAACAGATCACCGGGCGCGTGCGCGAGCTGGCCGCCGCCATCTCCCGGGACTACGCCGGCCGCGCCCCCCTCCTCGTCTCGGTGCTGAAGGGCGCCGTCTACTTCCTCACCGACCTCACCCGCGCGCTCGCCGTCCCGGTCGAGATCGACTTCATGGCAATCACGACCTACGGCAGCGCCAAGGCGCAGAGCGGGGTCGTGCGGCTGATCAAGGACCTCGACGTCGAGATCACGGGGCGCGACGTGGTCCTCGTAGAAGACATCATCGACACGGGGTTGACCGCGGGATACCTGCTCCGGCTTCTGCAGGCGCGCGCGCCGGCCAGCCTGCGCATCTGCACGCTCCTCGACCGGCCGTACCGGCGCATCCTCGAGACGCTCGACATCGCCTACCGCGGCTTCGAGGTGCCGGACCGCTTTCTCGTGGGCTATGGGCTCGATTATCGCGAGCGGTATCGCCACCTGCCGTTCATCGGTGTCCTCAAGAACGAGGTGCTGGCCGCCGGCGCCCCGGCCGCTCCCCCGACGGCGCGGGACGCGGCGTCCCCCTCTGCCGCGGGGCCTCCCGACGCCGGCGCGGCCGAGCCGTAG
- a CDS encoding HEAT repeat domain-containing protein, with amino-acid sequence MTTPPSGSRPESTGPEHDVERYVQQLRSADVTLRSDAAHALGKLADERAVPALAEALHDQDEYVRKSAIMALRRIGGQGAMEAMRLALGDRSEQVCVQAVKGLGELRDAGAAEALIKVLSRRERSLVAAATDALIRIGPDAVGPLMEAFKDRYLRRRIGAQVWRILTEMGPRSMDALLAALGDENYYVKLTALTILGRIGDKRVVAPIIGVFLSDPRLQETVVGTIGRLEERVVITLPPGDREAGLPVEVVHALSQGDREAVLAALGAAMENPIGKVRRFALKAMFALLGETSFERLLGYLADDDPDVKRLVVRLLGKLRDKRVIEPLMDLLLKDGGQVEEAVWDTLKVLTNLHEYEELRKRVAREKAGTRPVVKTYKKKDVSPDWWRDQD; translated from the coding sequence ATGACGACACCCCCTTCGGGTAGTCGGCCGGAATCGACGGGGCCGGAGCACGACGTCGAGCGCTACGTGCAGCAGCTGCGGAGCGCCGACGTCACTCTGCGCAGCGACGCGGCCCACGCGCTCGGCAAGCTGGCCGACGAGCGGGCCGTGCCGGCGCTCGCGGAAGCCCTCCACGACCAGGACGAATACGTCCGGAAGAGCGCGATCATGGCGCTTCGTCGGATCGGCGGCCAGGGCGCCATGGAGGCGATGCGGCTGGCGCTCGGCGACCGTTCGGAGCAGGTCTGCGTGCAGGCGGTCAAGGGGCTCGGCGAACTGCGCGACGCCGGCGCCGCGGAGGCGCTCATCAAGGTGCTGTCGCGCCGGGAGCGGTCCCTCGTGGCCGCGGCCACCGACGCGCTCATCCGGATCGGGCCCGACGCGGTCGGCCCGCTGATGGAGGCGTTCAAGGACCGCTACCTCCGCCGCCGGATCGGCGCGCAGGTCTGGCGCATCCTCACCGAGATGGGCCCGCGCAGCATGGACGCGCTGCTCGCGGCGCTCGGCGACGAGAACTACTACGTCAAGCTGACCGCGCTTACCATTCTCGGGCGCATCGGCGACAAACGCGTGGTGGCGCCGATCATCGGCGTCTTTCTGAGCGACCCGCGGCTGCAGGAGACCGTCGTCGGGACGATCGGCCGGCTCGAGGAGCGCGTCGTGATCACGCTCCCGCCGGGGGATCGCGAGGCCGGGTTGCCGGTGGAGGTCGTGCACGCGTTGTCGCAGGGCGACCGCGAGGCCGTGCTCGCGGCCCTCGGCGCCGCGATGGAAAACCCGATCGGGAAGGTCCGCCGCTTCGCGCTGAAGGCGATGTTCGCGCTGCTCGGTGAGACGTCGTTCGAGCGGCTGCTCGGGTACCTCGCCGACGACGACCCGGACGTCAAGCGCCTGGTGGTCCGTCTCCTCGGCAAACTGCGCGACAAGCGCGTGATCGAGCCGCTGATGGATCTGCTCCTGAAGGACGGGGGCCAGGTCGAAGAGGCCGTCTGGGACACGCTCAAGGTGCTCACGAACCTGCACGAATACGAGGAGCTCCGCAAACGCGTCGCGCGCGAGAAGGCGGGAACTCGTCCGGTCGTGAAGACTTATAAGAAGAAAGATGTCTCACCGGACTGGTGGCGCGACCAAGACTGA
- the surE gene encoding 5'/3'-nucleotidase SurE, giving the protein MSHRTGGATKTDARPAGRGASLRVLLTNDDGIASPGLLALARAISRVAAAFVVAPEHERSAASHAITLHKPLRATRVSLDTVDVPAWATNGTPADCVVLGVLDLLAQPPDIVVSGINLGANLGMDLIYSGTVSGAVEGALFGLAAVAMSVTAFRDIHWEPAADFAAQLVGQVAEHGLPPDTFLNVNVPNRPAGEIGGVEITRQSTRRYVNRVEKRSDPRGRDYYWLTGSAETEESPAGTDAWAVARGRISVTPLRLSMTYEELSPILRSWTLPVPGR; this is encoded by the coding sequence ATGTCTCACCGGACTGGTGGCGCGACCAAGACTGACGCGCGGCCTGCGGGCCGCGGCGCTTCGCTTCGCGTTCTTCTGACCAACGACGACGGCATCGCATCGCCCGGGCTGCTCGCGCTGGCCCGGGCGATCAGCCGTGTGGCGGCGGCGTTTGTGGTCGCGCCCGAGCACGAGCGGAGCGCGGCCAGCCACGCGATCACCCTGCACAAGCCGCTGCGCGCAACCCGGGTGTCGCTCGACACCGTCGACGTGCCGGCCTGGGCGACGAACGGCACGCCGGCGGACTGCGTCGTGCTGGGGGTCCTCGATCTGCTGGCCCAGCCGCCGGATATCGTCGTGTCCGGCATCAACCTCGGCGCGAACCTCGGGATGGACCTCATCTACTCGGGGACGGTATCCGGCGCCGTGGAGGGTGCGCTCTTCGGCCTCGCCGCCGTCGCCATGTCGGTGACCGCGTTCCGGGACATCCACTGGGAACCGGCGGCCGACTTCGCGGCGCAGCTGGTCGGGCAGGTGGCGGAGCACGGCCTGCCGCCCGACACGTTTCTGAACGTCAACGTGCCCAACCGTCCGGCCGGGGAGATCGGGGGCGTGGAGATCACGCGGCAGAGCACCCGCCGCTACGTCAACCGCGTCGAGAAGCGGTCGGATCCGCGGGGCCGCGACTATTACTGGCTGACCGGCTCGGCCGAGACCGAGGAGAGCCCCGCCGGCACCGACGCGTGGGCGGTGGCCCGGGGCCGCATCTCGGTGACCCCGCTCCGGCTCAGCATGACCTACGAAGAGCTCAGCCCGATCCTGCGGTCGTGGACGCTGCCGGTGCCGGGCCGGTGA
- the ftsE gene encoding cell division ATP-binding protein FtsE, protein MVRFSQVSKTYANGVEALRDVSLEIGAGDFVFVVGPTGVGKSTLLKLIYREELPTRGTVSVEGRDVTRMPAREIPFLRRRVGVVFQDFRLLPRKTAWENVAFALEVTGTAPPDAGRRVTELLEMVGLTARADAVPRELSAGEQQRVSIARALVHGPNLLLADEPTGNLDPDTSWEIVRLLARINAGGMTVVVTTHDQTIVDRLRRRVIAIDRGAVVRDDAEGVYAGET, encoded by the coding sequence ATGGTCCGCTTCTCGCAGGTGTCCAAGACGTACGCGAACGGGGTCGAAGCGCTGCGCGACGTCTCGCTCGAGATCGGCGCCGGCGACTTCGTGTTTGTCGTCGGCCCGACCGGCGTCGGCAAGTCGACGCTCCTCAAGCTGATCTACCGCGAGGAACTGCCGACCCGCGGGACGGTGTCGGTCGAGGGCCGCGACGTGACCCGCATGCCGGCGCGCGAGATCCCGTTCCTGCGCCGCCGGGTCGGCGTCGTGTTTCAGGATTTCCGGCTGCTGCCGCGCAAGACGGCCTGGGAGAACGTCGCGTTCGCGCTCGAGGTGACGGGGACCGCGCCGCCGGACGCCGGCCGCCGCGTGACGGAGCTGTTGGAAATGGTCGGGCTCACGGCGCGCGCCGACGCGGTGCCGCGGGAGCTGTCCGCGGGCGAGCAGCAGCGGGTCAGCATCGCGCGGGCGCTGGTACACGGGCCGAACCTCCTGCTTGCGGACGAGCCGACCGGCAACCTCGATCCGGACACGTCGTGGGAGATCGTCCGGCTGCTCGCCCGAATCAACGCGGGCGGGATGACGGTCGTGGTCACGACGCACGATCAAACGATCGTGGACCGCCTGCGCCGCCGGGTCATCGCGATCGACAGGGGCGCGGTGGTGCGCGATGACGCGGAGGGCGTGTATGCCGGGGAAACCTAA
- the ftsX gene encoding permease-like cell division protein FtsX, with product MPGKPKAAGGGRRVRPLGLGYALAEGAQGFVRNGLASVASVLITAMTLVALGAALAVAGALNHVAAALEQQLQVVVYFRSGVTPEEVVVARSRLQQIPGVAGIEYVSPQEALRRLEAQLGARAKFRDLLQHNPLPASLVVTATGSDRLRAIAAGARDLPGVDEVRDGGLVLERLLAVTRAVRLGGTAAGALLACVALVVIAGTIRLTVFARRAEIEVMRLVGATAWFIRWPFVVEGAVTGACGACGAAAAVAAGYALIAGGAARALPFVPLPGAGEVAFDIVWKLVVWGVLIGVTASLLAVRRYVRI from the coding sequence ATGCCGGGGAAACCTAAGGCGGCCGGCGGCGGGCGGCGCGTGCGTCCGCTGGGCCTGGGTTACGCGCTGGCCGAGGGGGCGCAGGGCTTCGTGCGCAACGGCCTCGCGAGCGTCGCGTCCGTCCTCATCACCGCGATGACGCTGGTCGCCCTCGGCGCGGCGCTCGCCGTCGCGGGCGCCTTGAACCACGTCGCCGCCGCCCTGGAACAGCAGCTGCAGGTGGTCGTGTACTTCCGCTCGGGGGTCACGCCCGAGGAGGTCGTCGTGGCGCGCAGCCGTCTTCAGCAGATCCCCGGCGTGGCCGGGATCGAGTACGTCTCGCCGCAGGAAGCGCTGCGCCGCCTCGAAGCGCAGCTCGGCGCGCGGGCCAAGTTCCGCGATCTGCTCCAGCACAACCCACTGCCGGCGTCGCTGGTCGTGACGGCGACCGGGAGCGACCGGCTGCGCGCAATCGCCGCCGGCGCGCGCGATCTGCCGGGCGTCGACGAAGTTCGCGACGGCGGGCTGGTGCTGGAGCGGCTGCTGGCCGTCACCCGCGCGGTGCGGCTCGGCGGAACGGCCGCCGGCGCACTGCTGGCCTGCGTCGCGCTCGTGGTGATTGCGGGGACCATCCGCCTCACGGTCTTCGCGCGGCGGGCCGAGATCGAGGTGATGCGGCTCGTCGGCGCGACCGCGTGGTTCATCCGCTGGCCGTTCGTCGTGGAGGGCGCCGTCACGGGAGCCTGCGGGGCCTGCGGCGCGGCTGCGGCGGTCGCGGCCGGCTACGCCCTCATCGCCGGCGGCGCCGCGCGGGCGCTGCCGTTTGTGCCGCTCCCGGGGGCGGGGGAGGTCGCCTTCGATATCGTCTGGAAGCTCGTGGTGTGGGGTGTGCTAATCGGCGTAACCGCGAGTCTGCTCGCGGTGCGCCGGTACGTGCGCATATAG
- a CDS encoding Glu/Leu/Phe/Val dehydrogenase translates to MTAPREDAWQVALRQFQIAADMLGLKRGVRELLAHPKRELTVNFPVKLEDGSVRVFTGYRVHHTTVPGPTKGGIRYHPDVTLNEVRALAMWMTWKCAVVGLPYGGAKGGVICNPKELSLQELEHLTRRYATEISILIGPESDIPAPDVGTNPRIMAWIMDTYSMHRGYSVPAVVTGKPISIGGSQGRVEATGRGCMIVAREAAKHLGMPLAGARVVVQGYGNVGSIAAMLLQEQGCKIVAASDSGGGVYNPKGFDPADLLRHKEHTGSVVGYRGTDAVTNDDLLELPCEILVPSALEGQITKDNAERIKARMVVEGANGPTTPEADEVLRDRKVFVVPDILANAGGVVVSYFEWVQDLQSFFWTEEEINERLERIMVRSFREVLETSQEKEVHMRSGALVRAVSRLNDALLTRGIYP, encoded by the coding sequence ATGACGGCGCCGCGTGAAGACGCCTGGCAGGTTGCGCTCCGGCAGTTCCAGATCGCCGCGGACATGCTCGGACTCAAGCGCGGCGTGCGCGAGCTTCTCGCGCACCCGAAACGGGAGCTGACCGTCAATTTCCCGGTCAAGCTCGAGGACGGATCGGTGCGCGTCTTCACCGGGTACCGCGTCCACCATACCACCGTGCCCGGTCCGACGAAGGGCGGCATTCGCTATCATCCCGACGTGACCCTGAACGAGGTCCGGGCGCTCGCGATGTGGATGACCTGGAAGTGCGCGGTCGTCGGGCTGCCGTACGGCGGCGCGAAGGGCGGCGTCATCTGCAATCCCAAGGAGCTGTCGCTGCAGGAGCTCGAGCATCTGACCCGCCGGTACGCGACCGAAATCTCCATACTGATCGGCCCGGAGAGCGACATCCCGGCGCCGGACGTCGGCACCAATCCGCGCATCATGGCGTGGATCATGGACACCTACAGCATGCACCGCGGCTACTCCGTCCCGGCGGTCGTGACGGGGAAGCCGATCTCGATCGGCGGCTCGCAGGGCCGCGTCGAAGCCACGGGCCGCGGCTGTATGATCGTCGCACGCGAAGCCGCCAAGCACCTCGGCATGCCGCTCGCCGGGGCGCGCGTCGTCGTGCAGGGGTACGGCAACGTCGGCAGCATCGCGGCGATGCTCCTCCAGGAGCAGGGCTGCAAGATCGTGGCGGCGAGCGACAGCGGCGGCGGCGTCTACAATCCCAAGGGGTTCGACCCGGCCGACCTGCTGCGTCACAAGGAGCACACCGGCAGTGTCGTCGGTTACCGGGGGACCGACGCCGTCACGAACGACGACCTGCTCGAGCTGCCCTGCGAGATCCTCGTGCCGAGCGCGCTCGAAGGCCAGATCACGAAGGACAACGCCGAGCGGATCAAGGCCCGCATGGTGGTCGAGGGTGCGAACGGGCCGACGACTCCGGAGGCCGACGAGGTCCTGCGCGATCGCAAGGTCTTCGTCGTGCCCGACATCCTGGCCAACGCCGGCGGCGTCGTCGTGTCCTACTTCGAGTGGGTGCAGGACCTGCAGTCGTTCTTCTGGACCGAAGAGGAGATCAACGAGCGGCTCGAGCGGATCATGGTGCGGAGCTTCCGCGAAGTGCTCGAGACGTCGCAGGAGAAGGAAGTTCACATGCGCTCCGGCGCGCTCGTGCGCGCGGTGAGCCGCCTGAACGACGCGCTGCTGACGAGAGGCATCTACCCTTGA
- a CDS encoding transposase: MTTIRKGYRFRLRPTRVQRLGLVRMAGARRWVWNWALARRIDHYREYGAMLTRGALCRELTILKRQPTTLWLQKIDAQALQASVRDVDQAFQNFFARRARFPRFKSKKWDRPTFRIPQRVKIANGRVFIPKIGWVRLRQSRPIDGRITSTTFTEDKLGHWGVSFGTAIEMPDPPSRPLDPERVVGIDQGLANFVVLSNGMRIAAPRYFRKSERSLCRAQRRLSRRRPGSRRRHRARLRIAALYRRVSNRRLDFTHKVTTQLVRTYDALCLQDLAVTGLARTKLAKSVQDAALGQLLLQLRYKTKWNHRQLALVDRWFPSSQLCSQCGTRNNRLSLNDGIWRCACGALHDRDINAAINIRTQGLRLLGVAAGHAETKNARRETVRLSTRAGLDETRISGLIRRECQG; encoded by the coding sequence ATGACAACGATCAGAAAGGGATACCGATTTAGACTCAGACCGACACGGGTTCAACGTCTCGGACTCGTCAGGATGGCCGGCGCTCGCCGGTGGGTCTGGAATTGGGCCTTGGCGCGACGAATCGACCATTACCGTGAATACGGCGCGATGCTCACTCGTGGCGCGCTTTGCCGCGAGTTGACGATCTTGAAACGGCAGCCGACGACTCTGTGGCTTCAGAAGATTGACGCCCAGGCTCTTCAGGCCAGTGTCCGCGACGTCGATCAGGCATTTCAAAATTTCTTCGCGAGACGAGCGCGCTTCCCGCGATTCAAGAGCAAGAAATGGGATCGTCCTACTTTCCGAATTCCGCAACGAGTTAAAATTGCCAACGGCCGCGTTTTCATCCCGAAAATTGGTTGGGTCCGCTTACGTCAGTCGCGGCCAATCGACGGGCGCATCACGAGTACAACGTTTACGGAAGACAAGTTGGGACACTGGGGTGTCAGTTTTGGGACGGCGATCGAAATGCCGGACCCACCATCCCGTCCGCTGGACCCGGAAAGGGTCGTCGGCATCGATCAGGGCCTGGCGAATTTCGTCGTCCTGTCCAACGGCATGCGCATCGCCGCGCCACGATACTTTCGAAAGAGCGAGCGGTCTCTGTGCCGTGCGCAACGCCGCCTCTCTCGTCGCCGACCTGGATCTCGCCGTCGTCACCGCGCGCGGCTTCGAATAGCCGCCCTTTATCGGCGTGTCAGCAACAGGCGTTTAGATTTTACACATAAGGTCACCACGCAGCTCGTTCGCACGTACGACGCGCTATGCCTACAGGACCTGGCCGTCACGGGCCTTGCGAGAACCAAGCTGGCCAAGAGCGTCCAGGACGCCGCCCTCGGGCAACTCCTTCTCCAGTTAAGATACAAAACAAAATGGAATCATCGTCAGCTTGCCCTGGTTGACCGGTGGTTCCCCTCCAGCCAGTTGTGCAGCCAATGTGGCACGCGCAACAATAGACTGTCCCTGAACGACGGGATTTGGCGGTGCGCCTGCGGGGCGCTGCACGACCGCGACATCAACGCCGCCATCAATATTCGGACGCAAGGACTGAGATTGCTGGGTGTCGCCGCGGGGCACGCGGAGACGAAAAATGCTCGCAGAGAGACCGTCAGACTCTCGACGAGAGCAGGCCTCGATGAAACGAGAATCTCTGGCTTGATCCGCAGAGAATGTCAAGGGTAG